The genomic window GCCGGGTCGAGTCCGAAGGGCAGGGCCACGGTGCTGCCGTTGACGCCGAGCGCGCCCTGACCGCCGCCGGTGCCCGCGCTCTCGCCCTCGGCGAAGGCCGCGCCGACCGACTGGGTGGAGGTGTTGCCGGTACCCGGCTTCACCTCGACACTGTCGGCGGACAGGTCGTCCGGCACGCCGTTGGGATCGAAGCCCACGGGCTTCGCACCCGCCAGCGGGTCGCCGTTGGCGGGCGGGTCGGCCGGATCGATGATCGGGTTCAGCCGTCCGCCGTTCGGGTCGGACTCCACCAGCACGTCGTTGGCCAGGCCGCACATGTTGCCGCCGAGCGCGTCGAAGTTGGAGCGCGCCAGCGAGTAGGCCGGGTACTGCGAGTAGGCGCCCTTGGCCAGCGACGCCACCTCCAGCAGCACCATCAAGGCGGCGACGACGGTCAGCGGGATCGCGGCGAACTTGCGAATCCGCCTGCCGCGCACCGTCTTCGCGGAGGGCTGCGGCTTGGTGTAGTCCTCGCGCAGCGCGAACCAGGCGACCAGCGCGAGCGCGAGGCCGAACAGGACGAGCATCAGCGTGTTGGACTGGTAACCGCTCAGCGAGATCTGCTTGTCGAACCACGGCACACCGAAGCTGGAGACGTACCAGTAGCCGTTGATGCCGGAGAACGCGATCGCCAGCACGAACAGCAGACCCGCGAGGAAGATGGCCCGGTTCTTGCGCGCCCGCAGCGCACTGGCCGAGACCGCGACGGCGGTGACCGCCGCGAGCGAACCGGCGATGCCCGCGTACGCGCCGAAGTGGTGGGTCCACTTCGTCGGGTTGAACATCATGAAGAAGATCGTGCCGAGCACGATGCCCATCAACCGCCAGGTCGGGCCGCTCGCGATGCCGGGCACCCGCCTGCGCCGCAGCAGCACCAGCATCGTGGTGAACAGGCACAGCAGCATGACGAGGAAGGCGAAGCGGCGCGACAGCGAGCCGTCCACCGTCTCCACGAACAGGTAGTAGTAGCGCAGGTAGTCCTCGTACCAGGCCAGGTTCGGGCCGGTCGCCTGGCGCACCCGGTTCGCTTCCTGGATGCCCGCGAAGGTCTGATCGCTGTAGACCACCGTCAACACGAGCACGCCCGCCGCCGCGATCGGCGCGAGCAGCGGCAGCGTGCCGTGTTCGCGGTGACGGCGCACCACGATCCACACCAGCGGCCGGATACCGGCGAGCAGCGCCGCGACGCACATCAGACCGGTCGGCGCGGCCGCCAGCGTGAAGGCCGCGATCAGCACCGCCGCCGCGGCGGGCAGCAGGCGTCCGGTCGCGATGGCGCGCTCGATGGAGACCCAGGTCAGCAGCGCGCCGAGCGCGACGATCGGCTCCGAGCGCAGGCCGTTGTCGAACGGCAGCCAGAAGGCGAGGAACACCAGGCCGCCGGTCCACAGCGCCACCTTGCTGTGGCGCACGCCGCGCCCGAGGCGCGGCACCACCTCGCGGCTGATCACCATCCAGCAGAGGATGGCGCAGGCCAGCGCGGGCAGGCGCACCCACGGGCTCGCCGTGGAGATCTCGGCGAACACCTGGATCACGTAGTAGTACCAGCCGAACGGCGCCTCCGGCACGCCGTACCAGCGGAAGTAGTTGGCCATGTAGCCCGCCTCCGGGGCCACCCGCACCATGCTCAGGATGTAGCCGTCGTCGGAGGTGTTGGCGCCGACGAAGTGCCACAGCAGCAGCGTGCCGATGACCGCGCCGTCGGCCCAGGTCGGCTTCAGCCAGTTGGCGGGCAGGAAGCGGCGATGCCCGCGGCCGTCGCTGCTGTCCAGGCGGGCCAGCGCCGCGAGCGCGACGAGGGTGCACAGCACTGCCGCGATCATCGCGATCATCTTGACCAGCGTCGGGCTGGAGCTGAACCGCGTGTCCACGGTCATGTCGAAGGACAGACCGGCGGGAACCGCGCCCTTCAGATCGGAGAAGACGCCGACCACCTGCGGGCGCAGATCACCGATCAGCTGTCCCTCGACCGGAGCCTGGACGCTCTCGACGCCGCGTCCGCCCTCGACCGGCTGCTCGACGGTCCTGGTCAGCCCCTCGAACGCGGCGTGGGTGCGCTCGCGATCGGAGGTGATGACGATCGAGGAGCACTCCCCCATCCGCTCGCGCTCGGCCGACGCGACGACGGCGTTGCGGTCCACCACGTCGACGGACGACTCGGAGACCCGCACGAACATGGCCTCCAGCGCCGCCCGGTCGCCCTGCGGCGGCGCGGTGGCCAGCAGCATGCCGCCCTGCGCGGGCAGCGTCGCCACGGTGGAACACGGGATGCTGGCTCGCAGGTCGGTCGGCACCTGAGACATCAGCGGCGCCTGCACGTTGCCCAGCGTGCCGCCCTGCGGCCACTTCAGCACCGCGGTGGTCTGCTCGACGGGCAGGAACGGCGTGGCCAGTGCCAGCAGCGCCCCCATCAGCCCGGCCACCAGCGCGATTATGCGCGCCGTCCGAAAATCCTTCGGGCGGACCTCGGGCTCGGCGGGAGGCTTCGTCAGGACAGCAGTTGCGGCGTCGGACACGGTTGGCAATGCTAGCGGGTAAAGGGACGGCACCGGGTCCCGGAAGCGTGCTGTGAGTTCGCCGAATTCCGGGCCGGGGTCCTTTTCACCCCGAAAGTCGACCCGACGTGCCGACCCATTACCGGTCGAATGGAAAGGTGTGGGTATGACCAAGGTGAATCTCGAGACGAATTTCGGAACGATCGTCCTGGAGCTGGACGCGGACAAGGCGCCGAAGACGGTGCAGAACTTCGTGGATTACGTGAACGCCGGCCACTACAACGGCACGATCTTCCACCGCGTGATCCCGAACTTCATGATCCAGGGCGGCGGCTTCGAGCCCAACATGCGCCAGAAGAGCACCAACGCCCCGATCCAGAACGAGGCGAACAACGGCCTGAAGAACAACAAGTACACCGTCGCGATGGCCCGCACCAACGACCCGCACTCGGCCACCGCGCAGTTCTTCATCAACGTCGCCGACAACGACTTCCTGAACCACTCGGCGCCCACGCCGTCCGGCTGGGGCTACACCGTGTTCGGCGCCGTCGTGGACGGCAACGAGGTGGTCGACAAGATCGCGGGCGTGGCGACCGGCTCGGCGGGCATGCACCAGGACGTGCCGCTCGACGCGGTCGTCATCAATTCCGCGACCATCGGCTGAGCACCGATCGAAGGAACGCGAATCGGGCCGTCTCCCAAGGGAGTACGGCCCGATCCTGGTTCGCGAGGAGATTACAGCGGCAGCAGGTGGTGCTTGCGGGGGTTGCGCTCGAGCTGCTTGTCCTGCAGCAGCTGCAGGGCGCGGCGGAGCTCCAGGCGAGTGGTCGCCGGCTCGATGACGGCGTCGATGTACCCGCGCTCGGCGGCCACCCACGGCGTCGCCACGGTCGCGTTGTAGAAGTCGATCATCTGCTGGCGCATCGCGGCGCGCTGTTCCTCCGGCGCGGCCTCGATCTGTCGCGCCCCGATCAGGCTCACCGCGCTCTCCGCGCCCATCACCGCGATGCGGGCGGTCGGCCAGGCCAGGTTCACGTCGGCGCCGAGCTGCTTGGAGCCCATCACCGCGTAGCCGCCGCCGTAGGACTTGCGGATCACCACCGTCACCTTGGGGACGGTCGCCTCCACGAAGGAGAACAGGAAGCGGCCGCCGCGCTTGATGACGCCGATCTTCTCCTGTTCCACGCCGGGCAGGAAGCCGGGCGTGTCGACCACGAAGATCAGCGGGAGTTCGAAGGCGTCGCAGAGGCGGACGAAGTGCGCCGCCTTGTCCGAGGCGCGGGCGTCCAGCGCGCCCGCGTACACCATCGGCTGGTTGGCGACCACGCCGACGCTGCGACCGTCCACCCTGGCGAATCCGGTGATGACGTTGCGGCCCGCGGTCGCGCCGATCTCGTGGAAATCGCCGTCGTCGAAGATGCGCAGCAGGATCTCGTGCATGTCGTAGCCCGCGTTGTCGGAGTCGGGCACGATCGAGTTCAGTTCGCGATCGGAATCGGTGATTTCCGGCTCCAGGCCGGGGTTCACGATCGGCGCCCGCTCCTGGCAGCTGGTGGGCAGGAAGCCGAGATAGTCGCGCACCCATTGGAACGCGGCCTGCTCGTCCTTGGCGACGTGATGGATGTTGCCGTACTCGGCCTGGCTCTGCGCGCCGCCCAGTTCCTCCAGGCTGACTTCCTCGCCGGTGACCTCGCGGATCACCTTGGGACCGGTGACGAACATGTACGCCTCTTCGGTCGCCACCACCACGTCGGTGTTGATGGGGGCGTACACCGCGCCGCCCGCGCACTTGCCGAGAATCATCGAGACCTGCGGCACCAGGCCGGACAGCGGCTCCTGGCGTCTGCCGAGCTCCGCGTACCAGGCCAGCGAGGTGACCGCCTCCTGAACGCGCGCGCCGCCGGAGTCGTTGATGCCGACGACCGGGCAGCCGACCTTGGCGGCGTACTCCATGATGTAGGCGACCTTGCGGCCGAACATCTCGCCGACCGACCCGCCGTACACGGTCTGGTCGTGGGAGAACACCGCCACGGGTCTACCGTCCACCAGGCCGTGGCCGGTGACCACGCCGTCGCCGTACAGCGCGGCGGGATCACCCGGCTTGCGCACCAGGGCCCCGATTTCCACGAAGGTCCCCGGATCGAGCAGCATGTTGATCCGGTCGCGGGCGCTGGGGATGCCTTTCTTGGCCCGTTTCGCGACCCCCGCTTCACCCGCCGGTTCCTGCGCCAGATCCAGACGTTTCCGCAGGTCGGCGAGTTTCTCGGCAGTAGTGCTCACTGTGCGCCTTTCGCCTCGATTTCCCCGAGCTTCGCGGTCAGGTCGGCACCGATCTTGCCGATCCGCGGCTCGTCGACGATCTGGAGATGGTCACCCGGAATGTGGATGACCTCGAGGTTGGGGATGTACTCGTCCCAGCCGCCGTTGGGGCGCCGGTCCGCGTAACGCGGCTCGAGTTCGATCATCCCATCGTGGTAGCGATCGGCGAGATAGAGCACCACGTTGCCGTCGTAGCGGGTCGGCGTGGTCTTGGCCAGGTGCCGTCCTTCGATCCAGGAGGTGCGCTGGTGTTCGAGCACACCGCCCGGGATCTTGGCGCCGGTCAGCTTGATCAGGTTGGTGACGATCGTGTACTGCTCCTCGTCCGAGGCGTCGGCCAGCTCCATGAGCTGCTCCTCGGGCAGTTCACCCTCGATGCCGTAGGTCTTCTTCGCGAA from Nocardia bhagyanarayanae includes these protein-coding regions:
- a CDS encoding peptidylprolyl isomerase, which gives rise to MTKVNLETNFGTIVLELDADKAPKTVQNFVDYVNAGHYNGTIFHRVIPNFMIQGGGFEPNMRQKSTNAPIQNEANNGLKNNKYTVAMARTNDPHSATAQFFINVADNDFLNHSAPTPSGWGYTVFGAVVDGNEVVDKIAGVATGSAGMHQDVPLDAVVINSATIG
- a CDS encoding arabinosyltransferase domain-containing protein, translated to MSDAATAVLTKPPAEPEVRPKDFRTARIIALVAGLMGALLALATPFLPVEQTTAVLKWPQGGTLGNVQAPLMSQVPTDLRASIPCSTVATLPAQGGMLLATAPPQGDRAALEAMFVRVSESSVDVVDRNAVVASAERERMGECSSIVITSDRERTHAAFEGLTRTVEQPVEGGRGVESVQAPVEGQLIGDLRPQVVGVFSDLKGAVPAGLSFDMTVDTRFSSSPTLVKMIAMIAAVLCTLVALAALARLDSSDGRGHRRFLPANWLKPTWADGAVIGTLLLWHFVGANTSDDGYILSMVRVAPEAGYMANYFRWYGVPEAPFGWYYYVIQVFAEISTASPWVRLPALACAILCWMVISREVVPRLGRGVRHSKVALWTGGLVFLAFWLPFDNGLRSEPIVALGALLTWVSIERAIATGRLLPAAAAVLIAAFTLAAAPTGLMCVAALLAGIRPLVWIVVRRHREHGTLPLLAPIAAAGVLVLTVVYSDQTFAGIQEANRVRQATGPNLAWYEDYLRYYYLFVETVDGSLSRRFAFLVMLLCLFTTMLVLLRRRRVPGIASGPTWRLMGIVLGTIFFMMFNPTKWTHHFGAYAGIAGSLAAVTAVAVSASALRARKNRAIFLAGLLFVLAIAFSGINGYWYVSSFGVPWFDKQISLSGYQSNTLMLVLFGLALALVAWFALREDYTKPQPSAKTVRGRRIRKFAAIPLTVVAALMVLLEVASLAKGAYSQYPAYSLARSNFDALGGNMCGLANDVLVESDPNGGRLNPIIDPADPPANGDPLAGAKPVGFDPNGVPDDLSADSVEVKPGTGNTSTQSVGAAFAEGESAGTGGGQGALGVNGSTVALPFGLDPATTPIMGSYQEGVQQPANLTSSWYELPARSADRPLVVISAAGRILSFDDTGSMKYGQSLTVDYGRRQPDGSVQKLGTYLPRDIGPFPSWRNLRVPLDELAPDADAVRIVANDPILIGDQWLAFTPPRMPKLNSLNDFLGSEQPILLDWAVGLQFPCQRPFYHENGVAEVPKYRILPDRPLAISSTNTWQAEEFGGPLGFAQMLAKSTTLPTYLKDDWARDWGSLERYDQYDPNAKPARLETGTANRSGMWSPGDMRVF
- a CDS encoding acyl-CoA carboxylase subunit beta, with amino-acid sequence MSTTAEKLADLRKRLDLAQEPAGEAGVAKRAKKGIPSARDRINMLLDPGTFVEIGALVRKPGDPAALYGDGVVTGHGLVDGRPVAVFSHDQTVYGGSVGEMFGRKVAYIMEYAAKVGCPVVGINDSGGARVQEAVTSLAWYAELGRRQEPLSGLVPQVSMILGKCAGGAVYAPINTDVVVATEEAYMFVTGPKVIREVTGEEVSLEELGGAQSQAEYGNIHHVAKDEQAAFQWVRDYLGFLPTSCQERAPIVNPGLEPEITDSDRELNSIVPDSDNAGYDMHEILLRIFDDGDFHEIGATAGRNVITGFARVDGRSVGVVANQPMVYAGALDARASDKAAHFVRLCDAFELPLIFVVDTPGFLPGVEQEKIGVIKRGGRFLFSFVEATVPKVTVVIRKSYGGGYAVMGSKQLGADVNLAWPTARIAVMGAESAVSLIGARQIEAAPEEQRAAMRQQMIDFYNATVATPWVAAERGYIDAVIEPATTRLELRRALQLLQDKQLERNPRKHHLLPL